In Vanessa cardui chromosome 8, ilVanCard2.1, whole genome shotgun sequence, the following are encoded in one genomic region:
- the LOC124532038 gene encoding thyrostimulin alpha-2 subunit: protein MFLRVLIFLLSISHLLASESWKKPGCHIRGHKKNITIPDCVKFEITTNACRGYCESWSLPSIMFGFKRHPVTSLGQCCNIMESEDIPVKVLCLDGERNLIFKSAVSCACYHCQKE from the exons atgtttcttagaGTCTTAATATTTCTGTTATCTATCAGTCATTTATTAGCGTCAGAATCATGGAAAAAACCTGGCTGCCATATTAGGG gtcataaaaaaaatattactattccGGATTGTGTCAAGTTCGAGATAACGACAAATGCCTGCCGAGGATACTGTGAATCATGGTCCCTGCCCAGTATCATGTTTGGTTTCAAGCGACATCCGGTTACTTCTTTAGGGCAATGCTGTAACATTATGGAATCTGAAGAC ATTCCAGTAAAAGTATTGTGCTTAGATGgagaaagaaatttaatttttaagtcggCTGTTTCTTGTGCCTGCTACCACTGCCAGAAAGAATAA
- the LOC124531810 gene encoding vacuolar protein sorting-associated protein 54, translated as MEDKSISNKTPIWQNCVHCPNLLFDTATEFERHIQEKHSIKEGTIILCQYGQNGICSALQFGDLRKAGFKYHVRQYHVYKTNTNDDWTFYSSSQNLPAVLNDPNRGKQSNFFTKTWGDGFIEKVEIYPSPYLPEISLLHFESYCKKISRRYRRHCQLKENLPNKTRTPVVENVCEVPNIFYDQSLALNDPKVFCKVFPGLADTQDINSTIRSLQETLSTYLDVVEMKISKQVAQKSDAFFHAMLSHDTIMEQMARAVRTVQNTRKDIKDVKQNLSESPLKLISLTRINQNLNNVHDLLKLMGTVQQTQPMIQLLLSTSDYVAALDLISSTQKVLSTRLSGIQAFRHLSPQLTEMKRLIHKMLSNEFLRFIVSDLNRPLKDQTDLPERDKVVSIVSGILRLKEFDFLDIFKTEAMTSIQATIKQCLVEIVSERDGSTEIVLRGSNSDTWLLCNEGITFLQKVTPNLVNLFKRILSISNLILDISQMGDIVGNDNEEIWTQEELLLIEEKVKKVIISLSDYSNERCANLIVTKTDKEYALTDLSQLSKLSDLIDHFSKECAKITGHYSSAMKLALRSFAMKYIQNLHSERRSQLTAALNAERWKVADVPCELQSVINNICEVGEIPLVLNYESGKPDGKYLIINKENYAVVSTVQLLIKILLEYCDATKQSPDIVQYMVHCMLELIRMFNSRCCQLVLGAGAIQSAGLKTISTSNLALVSRSLQVILWLLPLIMKLLEKMHSKEVSLNGFTSLENDITLHKKEIESKICLIVSNMLGSQLGGWEAKPPVPSQTFRNISKHLVKLHEALIDILPLEQISNIYMKVHYNFKDKLREQLTKMNIVANGSPQHGVVTSELTFYLQTLKTLRVINDNDTENDNILYDIWLN; from the exons ATGGAGGACAAGTCCATCTCAAATAAGACGCCAATATGGCAAAACTGTGTGCATTGCCCAAACCTGCTGTTCGATACTGCCACGGAATTCGaaag ACATATTCAAGAAAAGCACAGTATTAAAGAGGGAACCATCATATTATGTCAATATGGACAAAATGGCATATGTTCAGCATTACAATTTGGAGATTTACGAAAAGCTGGTTTTAAATATCATGTGAGGCAATACCACGTTTATAAGACTAATACCAATGATGATTGGACATTTTACTCATCATCACAGAATCTGCCCGCAGTTCTAAATGATCCAAACAGAGGAAAACAAAgtaacttttttacaaaaacatgGGGTGATGGTTTTATAGAGAAAGTAGAAATTTATCCTAGTCCATATTTACCAGAAAtaagtttattacattttgagTCATATTGTAAGAAAATTTCAAGAAGATATAGAAGACACTGTCAACTTAAAGAAAATTTGCCGAATAAAACTAGAACACCTGTTGTAGAAAATGTTTGTGAAgtaccaaatattttttatgatcaaTCCTTAGCACTTAACGATCCAAAGGTATTTTGTAAAGTATTTCCTGGTCTTGCTGATACACAAGACATTAACTCTACTATAAGGTCATTACAAGAAACATTGAGCACATACCTGGATGTagttgaaatgaaaatatcaaaacaaGTTGCACAGAAATCAGATGCTTTCTTCCATGCAATGCTTTCACATGATACTATTATGGAACAAATGGCGAGAGCTGTTAGGACTGTCCAAAATACAAGAAAAGATATTAAAGATGTCAAACAAAACCTCAGCGAGAGtccattgaaattaattagtttGACAAGGATAAATCAAAATCTTAATAATGTGCatgatcttttaaaattaatgggtACAGTTCAACAAACACAACCAATGATACAACTTCTTCTAAGTACATCAGACTATGTTGCAGCTCTAGACTTAATCAGTTCTACACAAAAAGTATTATCAACACGGTTATCAGGTATTCAAGCCTTTCGACATTTATCTCCTCAACTGACAGAAATGAAAAGATTAATACACAAAATGTTAAGTAATgaatttttaagatttattgtaTCCGATCTCAATAGACCTCTCAAAGATCAAACAGATTTGCCAGAAAGAGATAAAGTAGTATCTATTGTATCAGGAATTCTTCGCTTAAAGGAATTTGATTTTcttgacatttttaaaacagaAGCAATGACTTCAATTCAGGCTACTATTAAACAATGTCTGGTAGAAATTGTTTCAGAGAGGGATGGAAGCACCGAAATTGTATTGAGGGGTTCAAATAGCGACACATGGCTACTTTGTAATGAGGGCATCACCTTTCTTCAGAAAGTTACACCAAacttagtaaatttatttaaaagaattttatctATAAGCAATTTAATTCTAGATATAAGCCAAATGGGTGATATAGTAGGAAATGACAATGAAGAAATTTGGACTCAGGAAGAATTGCTTTTAATagaagaaaaagtaaaaaaagttattatctcTCTTTCTGACTATAGTAATGAAAGATGTGCCAATCTTATAGTCACAAAGACTGATAAGGAATATGCATTAACAGATCTATcacaattatctaaattatctgACTTAATAGATCATTTTTCGAAAGAATGTGCGAAAATAACAGGACATTATAGTAGTGCAATGAAACTGGCATTAAGAAGTTTTGCTATgaaatacattcaaaatttGCATTCTGAACGAAGATCACAACTTACAGCTGCTCTCAATGCTGAAAGATGGAAAGTTGCAGATGTACCATGTGAGCTACaaagtgttataaataatatatgtgagGTTGGGGAAATCCCTCTTGTACTAAATTATGAAAGTGGAAAACCTgatggaaaatatttaattatcaacaaAGAAAACTATGCTGTAGTTTCTACAGTGCAACTACTAATTAAAATCTTACTTGAATACTGTGATGCAACCAAGCAATCACCAGATATTGTTCAATATATGGTACATTGTATGTTAGAACTTATTAGAATGTTTAATTCTCGGTGCTGTCAGCTAGTATTAGGTGCTGGAGCAATACAGAGTGCAGGTTTGAAAACAATATCAACATCAAATTTGGCTTTAGTGTCAAGATCTTTACAAGTTATTCTATGGCTTTTACCTTTAATTATGAAGTTATTGGAAAAAATGCACTCAAAAGAGGTTTCATTAAATGGTTTTACTAGCTTAGAAAATGACATAactttacataaaaaagaaattgaaagtaaaatatGCTTGATTGTAAGTAATATGCTAGGTTCTCAGTTGGGAGGCTGGGAAGCCAAACCTCCCGTTCCTTCACAAACATTCcgaaatatatcaaaacatttaGTAAAACTTCATGAAGCTCTTATTGATATTTTGCCACTAGAAcaaattagtaatatatatatgaaagtacattataactttaaagacaaattgagaGAACAATTGACAAAGATGAATATAGTTGCGAATGGTAGCCCTCAACATGGTGTCGTTACCTCCGAGTTAACCTTTTATTTACAGACTCTCAAAACTCTAAGAGtgattaatgataatgataccgaaaatgataatatattatatgacatttgGTTAaactaa
- the LOC124531985 gene encoding UDP-N-acetylglucosamine--dolichyl-phosphate N-acetylglucosaminephosphotransferase, translated as MWSIIILIFLSIVSYLITDELIPKIKNLFINAGLFGIDLCKVSKEKIPEAIGVVSGCVFLVTIFMFIPIVFGNDLMDRGNFPHNEFAELLAALLSICCMLLLGFADDVLNLKWRYKLLLPTVASLPLLVVYYVNFNSTTFIVPIPLRHIFGNSVNIGFLYYIYMGMLAVFCTNAINILAGINGLEVGQSAIIALSIIIFDIIELRGDQFKAHSFSLHIMIPYLATTLALLKHNWYPSKVFVGDTFCYVSGMTFAVVAILSHFSKTVLLFFLPQIINFVYSVPQLFHIIPCPRHRLPKYSAETDLLYPSKTVILKKDMSMLHKNILQVLTLFRLVDKQEDDGSIIINNMTLINLFLIKFGPMSEVRLTSSLLVFQVLCTCIAFLVRYPMASYFY; from the exons ATGTGGtcaatcataattttaatatttttatctattgtaTCCTACCTTATAACTGACGAGTTAatacctaaaattaaaaatcttttcatAAATGCTGGATTATTTGGTATTGATCTTTGTAAGGTTTCTAAAGAAAAAAT ACCTGAAGCTATCGGAGTTGTATCAGGATGTGTTTTCTTGGTGACAATTTTTATGTTCATACCAATTGTTTTTGGGAATGATCTGATGGATCGAGGAAATTTTCCTCATAATGAG TTTGCAGAGTTATTGGCAGCATTATTGTCAATATGTTGTATGTTGCTGCTGGGATTTGCAGATgatgtattaaatttgaaatggaGATACAAATTACTTCTTCCAACAGTAGCTTCTTTACCATTACTAGTTGTTtactatgtaaattttaattctacTACTTTCATTGTACCAATACCTCTGAGGCATATTTTTGGAAATTCTGTCAATATTG gTTTCttgtactatatttatatgGGTATGTTAGCAGTTTTCTGCACCAACGCTATAAATATATTGGCTGGAATAAATGGTCTTGAAGTGGGTCAATCAGCCATAATAGCATTgtctataataatttttgatataattgaattaagaGGTGATCAATTCAAAGCTCATAGCTTTTCTCTTCATATTATGATTCCATATCTTGCCACCACACTGGccttattaaaacataactg GTATCCATCAAAAGTTTTTGTGGGAGATACCTTTTGTTATGTATCAGGCATGACCTTTGCAGTAGTTGCCATCCTCAGCCACTTCagtaaaactgttttattatttttcctgcctcaaattatcaattttgtgTATTCTGTGCCACAACTTTTTCATATCATACCTTGCCCAAGACATAGACTTCCGAAGTATAGTGCAGAAACAGATTTACTTTATCCAAGTAAAActgtaattttgaaaaaagatatGAGTATGTTAcataagaatattttacaagtaTTGACATTGTTTCGGCTAGTTGATAAGCAGGAAGATGATGGctctattataattaacaacatGACACTAATAAACCTATTCTTGATAAAATTTGGACCAATGTCTGAAGTTCGATTAACATCAAGTTTGTTAGTATTTCAAGTTCTGTGTACATGTATTGCATTTTTAGTAAGATATCCAATGGCCTCGTATTTTTATTGA